From the Garra rufa chromosome 17, GarRuf1.0, whole genome shotgun sequence genome, one window contains:
- the LOC141289445 gene encoding general transcription factor II-I repeat domain-containing protein 2-like, whose protein sequence is MAEAPRKKAKTYNFHPEWEQEFLFTLVKEKCVCMLCHQKQALCKRGNLERHHNTNHPKFKDRYPQKSAIRARKVDELRSELKAQQSLFTKSADQNKAATEASFRVSHFLAKNKKPFTDGELFKEAMAITAETIFKDFKNKDDIKASLRAVPLGPASVARRVESLSEDVDRQVLKDLSLCEYFSLQFDESLDAVDTAQLVVFVRMAFQDSTTKEDFLTLLHLKERTRGEDIYTEFKKYVSENDIPIHKLVAITTDGAPAMRGVRLGFIPLCRNDPDFPEFKNYHCVIHQQALAGKVVDFSHVMSLVVKLINSIRAKALQRRLFKALLDELDAAYGDLLLHADVRWLSRGKVLQRFVDLLPEIKTFLSARNEEHKELSDDAWLCDLGFLTDLTAKLNTLNNELQGKDRHLPHMISAVNAFKSKLGVWITHLKNGRLTHFPNLEKMSQSIKDKDVFHPEKYCAHLDKVATQFNMRFGELNEMECIAAFVSNPFMLIDIEQVAAKFQQVFSLSSGVDMEMVDLQNDIELKARSRDSDFWGLVNREKFPLLIACALKVSAYFGSTYLCEMAFSQMKIIKSKYRSRLTDRHLTDCLKLAVSSYEPDFRGLTESIQSQPSH, encoded by the coding sequence ATGGCGGAGGCTCCACGAAAGAAGGCAAAAACCTACAATTTTCATCCAGAATGGGAACAGGAATTTCTGTTTACCTTGGTAAAAGAGAAGTGTGTATGTATGTTGTGCCACCAAAAACAAGCATTATGTAAAAGAGGGAATCTGGAGAGGCATCACAATACCAACCACCCGAAATTTAAAGACCGCTACCCGCAAAAGAGCGCGATTCGTGCACGGAAAGTTGACGAGCTGAGATCTGAGTTGAAGGCCCAGCAATCACTTTTTACAAAATCTGCTGATCAAAATAAGGCTGCTACTGAAGCATCGTTTCGTGTAAGTCACTTTCTGGCTAAAAACAAAAAGCCTTTTACGGATGGCGAATTATTCAAGGAAGCCATGGCCATTACTGCAGAGACTATTTTCAAGGATTTCAAAAACAAAGACGACATAAAAGCCTCACTCCGTGCTGTGCCTCTCGGCCCTGCATCAGTGGCAAGGAGGGTCGAGTCACTGTCAGAGGACGTGGATCGACAGGTGTTAAAGGACTTGTCACTCTGTGAATATTTTTCACTGCAGTTCGACGAATCTCTGGATGCAGTGGACACAGCTCAGCTTGTTGTTTTTGTCAGAATGGCTTTCCAGGATTCTACAACAAAAGAGGACTTCCTCACTCTTTTGCACTTAAAGGAGAGAACGCGAGGTGAGGATATTTACACTgagtttaaaaaatatgtaaGCGAAAATGATATCCCCATTCATAAACTGGTAGCAATTACCACCGACGGAGCACCGGCGATGCGTGGCGTGCGCCTGGGTTTTATACCACTGTGCCGTAATGACCCTGATTTTCCCGAGTTCAAGAATTATCATTGTGTCATTCATCAGCAGGCCTTAGCAGGGAAAGTCGTAGATTTTTCACACGTAATGTCATTGGTGGTCAAACTGATAAACTCGATACGAGCAAAAGCACTTCAGCGTCGCTTATTCAAGGCGTTACTGGATGAGCTCGATGCCGCGTATGGAGACCTACTACTTCATGCTGATGTGCGGTGGTTGAGCCGCGGGAAAGTGCTCCAGCGGTTTGTTGACTTACTGCCTGAGATAAAGACATTTCTATCTGCAAGAAACGAGGAGCACAAGGAACTGTCAGATGATGCGTGGCTGTGTGACCTGGGGTTTCTGACAGACTTGACCGCAAAGCTGAATACACTCAATAACGAGCTCCAGGGAAAAGACCGACACCTGCCACACATGATCAGCGCAGTGAATGCGTTTAAGTCTAAGCTTGGTGTTTGGATCACACATCTTAAAAACGGGAGGCTAACACACTTTCCcaacctggaaaaaatgtcacagagcattaAAGACAAGGACGTTTTTCACCCTGAGAAATACTGTGCTCACCTGGACAAAGTTGCAACACAGTTCAATATGCGTTTTGGTGAGTTAAACGAAATGGAATGCATTGCTGCATTTGTCTCAAACCCATTCATGCTCATTGATATAGAACAGGTAGCAGCCAAATTCCAGCAAGTTTTTTCTTTGTCTAGTGGAGTTGACATGGAGATGGTTGATTTGCAAAATGACATTGAGCTGAAAGCCAGATCAAGGGACAGTGACTTTTGGGGACTTGTCAACAGAGAAAAGTTTCCGCTCCTCATTGCATGTGCACTTAAAGTGAGTGCCTATTTTGGATCAACTTACCTCTGTGAAATGGCATTTTCACAGATGAAAATAATCAAATCCAAATACAGGAGCCGCCTTACTGACAGACACCTCACAGACTGCCTCAAACTGGCTGTCTCTAGCTATGAGCCAGACTTCAGAGGACTCACAGAGAGTATTCAGTCACAGCCATCACACTGA